A stretch of Candidatus Vicinibacter affinis DNA encodes these proteins:
- a CDS encoding CAP domain-containing protein: MFSLLTIAWTIISCIVSNPNTLLPYQSEVLELVNEQRSKGCKCGTDSMPPRLPLRWNVKIAQAALEHARYMHRNALLSHSDGNGQRADKRLKKAGYIWQVFAENVGGGYDTPQDIFMAWRDSPAHCKNLMGNYEETAIVKFGDYWVQNLATQKY; the protein is encoded by the coding sequence ATGTTCTCTTTACTTACTATAGCTTGGACAATTATATCATGCATTGTTTCAAATCCAAACACGCTTCTACCTTATCAAAGTGAAGTTTTAGAATTGGTGAATGAACAACGTTCCAAAGGATGTAAATGCGGTACAGATTCAATGCCACCCCGTCTGCCATTAAGGTGGAATGTTAAAATAGCACAAGCGGCGCTTGAGCATGCAAGATATATGCATCGCAATGCTTTGTTGTCCCATTCCGATGGAAATGGCCAAAGGGCAGATAAGAGATTAAAGAAGGCAGGATATATATGGCAAGTATTTGCAGAAAATGTGGGAGGGGGTTATGATACTCCGCAGGATATTTTTATGGCTTGGAGGGACAGTCCGGCACATTGTAAAAACTTAATGGGGAATTACGAAGAAACAGCTATTGTTAAATTTGGTGATTATTGGGTTCAGAATTTGGCTACTCAAAAATATTAA
- the pyrF gene encoding orotidine-5'-phosphate decarboxylase, with amino-acid sequence MFKDTSFLTSQIRFKKSFLCIGLDPDLEKMPSNFRSLNQPFFEFCSEVVRNTSHLAVAYKINIAFFETLGPEGWIQLEKLVKIIPEECLIIADAKRADIGNTSKKYAEYFFERLGADAVTLHPYMGVDSLEPFFQFKEKWSIILALTSNPGAADFELVQTDIGEYFFERILKVFEHSAFKNNIMYVVGATKAEYLLKVRQHCPNAFLLIPGVGEQGGDLKEVILNGRNISEGLLINVGRKILYPKSLNTSMADVVEAASDYQSQMADFF; translated from the coding sequence ATGTTTAAAGATACTTCGTTTCTGACTTCACAAATTCGATTTAAAAAATCTTTTCTTTGTATCGGTTTGGATCCCGATTTGGAGAAAATGCCATCAAATTTTCGTTCTTTGAATCAGCCATTTTTTGAATTCTGTAGTGAAGTTGTAAGGAATACTTCCCATCTGGCTGTAGCATATAAAATTAACATCGCATTTTTTGAGACTTTGGGCCCAGAGGGTTGGATTCAATTGGAAAAATTGGTAAAAATAATCCCTGAGGAATGTTTGATAATCGCCGATGCAAAACGTGCGGATATTGGAAATACATCAAAAAAATATGCGGAATATTTTTTTGAGCGACTTGGAGCAGACGCTGTTACCTTGCATCCATATATGGGTGTTGATTCATTGGAGCCATTTTTTCAATTTAAAGAAAAATGGTCAATCATATTGGCATTAACTTCCAATCCCGGAGCAGCCGATTTCGAACTTGTTCAAACAGATATAGGTGAATATTTTTTTGAGAGGATTTTGAAAGTTTTTGAACATTCTGCTTTTAAAAATAATATAATGTATGTCGTTGGTGCTACAAAAGCTGAATATTTGCTTAAGGTCAGGCAACATTGTCCAAATGCCTTCCTTCTCATTCCGGGAGTAGGGGAGCAGGGTGGTGATTTAAAAGAAGTCATATTAAATGGCAGGAATATTTCTGAGGGATTATTGATCAATGTGGGTAGAAAAATACTTTATCCAAAATCGTTAAATACTTCAATGGCAGACGTTGTAGAAGCAGCTTCAGATTACCAGTCCCAAATGGCTGATTTTTTTTGA